Part of the Phycisphaerales bacterium genome, GAGTCGACTGCCGAGAAGCCATCGCACGCCTGGCTGGCATTCTCATGCGAAGAGTTCCTCATCTGGCGCCGCATCGAACTTCCAAGAGAGAACCCGGCTCCATGAAGCGACGTGGCATGACCATCCTCGAATTGCTCCTCGCCCTGGCGCTGTTGGGCGTCTTGTGTTCGCTGCTGACTTCATGGCTCGTGACGGTGGCCCGGCTTTCGGCGGAGCGAGGCCCGCGGCTCGAATGGCGATCGGCAGCGATGCGCGTTCTCGATGGGATCGGAGATGATCTGGCGTGCGGGGATTTCGAAGCGACCGCCCGCAACGCAAAGCTCAGGCCGCGCGTCGAAGCGCAGGAGCCGGCGCGCCTTCGCATTCGCACTCGAAGCACATCGACGCAGTCTCCGGACAACGCCGGTCCTGGAATCCACGAGTACCGCTTCGACCGCACGGCTCAATCGCTCGCAGTCGCCATCACGTCGACGGCGCGATCCACATCACCGGTGAACCGGCAATTGCTCAGCGGCGTCGCCGACTGGCAAGTCCAACTGGATGAGGAGGATCGCGTCCTGAGCGTGACCATCGTCTCGCGCCACGGCGACACATTGAGCAGGAGATTCACATGGCCCTGATCTCCTTGACAACGAGTCGTCCGCCTCGTCGTGGCGTGGCGCTATTGCTCGCACTCGCGATGATCGTCCTGATCGTTCCCGTAGCGCTCGGCTTCACGCAGCGCGCTCTGCTCGCCGGGATGGATGAACGGGTTTCGGAGCAGGGACAGGTTGCTGATTCGATCCGGACTCAACTGGAAGCAGGGCCGCTTCAGAACTGGCTGTCCACCGAGTCAGGCAAGGTCGCTCTCCCCGTTGAAGCGCCGACACCACGCGTTGACGTCCTCCACGAGCACTGGGAATTCGACGATTGCGAATATGAGGTGCGCATCACGGCGTGGGATCAGTGCGGCATGGCGCCGTGGGAGGTGATCGCCACCGGCTCACCGCTTCGCGCTGCCGTTCCCGCACGCATTCTCGAGCGGGCGAGACCTGTCGCCTCCGACCGGCCGCGTTCAAAGCCTCTCGGTCTCGATCAGGTAGCTCAGTTCACTCTCGATGCAGGTGGCCCGGTGCTGCCCAGTGCGTTCCCGTCGCCGGACGAGCGGGATGCGTCTTCGCCCGGCGCCTGGATCGCCACGCATCCCGTCGGGGAATATGGATCGATCAACGTGAACACGGCGCCGTTGCCGCTCATCCAAGCCGCTTTCGGGCAATCCGGTCGTGGCGGCATCGAACTCATCCTCGCCGCGCGTCGCGAGGGGCGGGTTGGGCCTCTGCCCGCAGCCGTCGTCGCCGAGGACGCCGGCGCTCAACTCAACGCGAAAGTGCAGCTGATCGGCGCGAGCGCCTGCTGGGCACTGCGCATCGATGTCCGCGTGGGGCTTGTTCGCCGGTCGTGGTGGAGTGTCTACCGACAATCTTCCGGAAGATGGGAGTGCGTGCAGCGTCTTGTCATACCCGACTGATCCAATTCGATACTGGGCAAGACGACGGGCGGCAGTCTTGATTGCCGGCGCGCTGGTGCTTTGCGGCACAATGACCTGGGCCTTGCGGCCCGTCCGGATCCCACCGCCGCAGCATTCGAGTGTCGGACTGGCGGGCAGGGAAACTCCACCAGACGCGCAGAGCGAGCACCGGGCCGATCGCGCGATTGACCTCGCTGTCTTCGATGTCAACCTCTGGCACGCGCCCGAACCTTCTCCGATCGCGGCCGTCGAAGCCGAGCCTCCCCAGCCGCCGCCGAATCTCGAACTCATCGCGATCGTGGCCGAAGGCAGCCGCTATCTCGCAGCGCTCTACGACGCGACCTCAGATCGACTGCACATTGCCGGCGCCGGCGAAAGCATCGGCTCACTGCAGATCATCGGCGTAGACGCGGGCGGCGTCGAACTGCGCGGCCCGTCGAGGC contains:
- a CDS encoding prepilin-type N-terminal cleavage/methylation domain-containing protein, producing MKRRGMTILELLLALALLGVLCSLLTSWLVTVARLSAERGPRLEWRSAAMRVLDGIGDDLACGDFEATARNAKLRPRVEAQEPARLRIRTRSTSTQSPDNAGPGIHEYRFDRTAQSLAVAITSTARSTSPVNRQLLSGVADWQVQLDEEDRVLSVTIVSRHGDTLSRRFTWP